A genomic segment from Chloroflexota bacterium encodes:
- a CDS encoding sigma-70 family RNA polymerase sigma factor — protein sequence MPTSVAQSADKANPADRSKTTSGVPTDDLIRRHQAGQPAAFGALFERYKDYVYRVSFMTLRNSNDAEEATQETFMDVLRGLNRYDVEGAARFETWLYRVTVNRCKTRLRRKKLPSADWEEIEERLERLPADHDAMSGQTSGTIDGNPEGHALRRDEKQRLWRAVDQLGEIHREVILLRYGQQYSYDEIADALDINIGTVKSRLFNAHKKLREIVTMQEPDLVRKRSVTMLLLLLHV from the coding sequence GTGCCAACCAGCGTAGCGCAGTCTGCGGACAAAGCCAACCCGGCCGACCGCAGCAAGACAACCAGCGGTGTACCCACCGATGACCTGATCAGGCGTCATCAGGCCGGCCAGCCCGCGGCCTTCGGTGCCCTGTTCGAGCGCTACAAGGATTACGTGTACCGGGTGTCCTTCATGACCCTGCGCAATAGCAACGACGCCGAAGAAGCCACCCAGGAGACGTTCATGGACGTGCTGCGTGGCCTTAACCGCTACGATGTCGAAGGAGCAGCCCGATTCGAGACATGGCTTTACCGCGTGACCGTCAACCGCTGCAAGACACGACTGCGACGCAAAAAACTGCCATCGGCCGACTGGGAAGAGATCGAGGAACGGCTGGAACGCCTGCCCGCTGATCACGATGCAATGTCCGGCCAAACCAGTGGCACCATCGACGGAAACCCTGAAGGGCATGCCCTGCGACGGGATGAAAAACAACGGCTCTGGCGCGCGGTCGACCAACTGGGTGAAATTCACCGGGAGGTGATACTGCTGCGCTACGGGCAGCAGTATTCCTACGATGAAATCGCCGATGCGCTGGACATCAATATTGGTACAGTGAAGTCACGCCTTTTCAACGCGCACAAGAAACTCCGGGAGATTGTGACAATGCAGGAGCCCGATCTGGTGCGCAAGCGTTCCGTTACGATGTTATTGCTGCTGCTTCATGTTTGA
- a CDS encoding ABC transporter permease, producing MTSMTSTNDQTAVPRKFMTRARWFGLFYIILGGILLYLALTAIEPDVVSKFRFGRINPDVMERLPEAAQEGLKKGVPVNSRDGLLLIAVLFILLGLPPFFMKPDRSNKAVNQVLAVAFGLMLVAALILAAMGKRTDVVGMFADGIRLATPIALGALAGLLCERAGVINIGIEGMMLTGAAMGFTASLYFQNSSMGLLVAMLSAMVMAALHAVLSIQFRVDQIISGTAINILAVGITGFTRRSFLLNNPFGAPSVFPVIKVPILSDIPVLGPIFFQHQPLVFVMLILVVVTQFYFFRTKWGLRHRSVGEHPRAADTLGIDVYRWRYVAVIAGGAIAGLGGAWFSLETVGSFDDLMTNGKGFIALAAMIFGNWNPIGAFAGALLFGFADALQIKLQILETGVPYQFIGMLPYVMTMVILAGLVGKTTPPAADGIPYEKQ from the coding sequence ATGACATCAATGACAAGCACCAATGACCAGACGGCGGTCCCCCGCAAGTTCATGACCCGGGCGCGCTGGTTCGGACTATTCTACATCATCCTGGGTGGCATCCTTCTCTATTTGGCCTTGACGGCGATCGAGCCGGATGTAGTCTCAAAGTTCCGCTTTGGCCGGATAAACCCGGATGTCATGGAACGGTTGCCTGAGGCTGCTCAGGAAGGCCTCAAAAAGGGTGTCCCCGTTAACTCAAGGGACGGGCTTCTGTTGATCGCCGTGCTGTTCATTTTGCTGGGCCTGCCCCCTTTCTTTATGAAGCCGGACCGGTCCAACAAAGCGGTGAACCAGGTGTTGGCGGTTGCCTTCGGACTCATGCTGGTAGCCGCCCTGATTCTGGCAGCCATGGGCAAACGCACCGATGTCGTGGGCATGTTCGCCGATGGGATCCGCCTGGCCACGCCTATTGCCCTGGGAGCCCTGGCGGGACTGCTCTGTGAACGGGCAGGGGTAATCAATATCGGCATCGAGGGTATGATGCTCACCGGCGCCGCCATGGGCTTCACCGCCTCACTCTACTTTCAGAATTCATCCATGGGGTTACTGGTCGCCATGCTCTCGGCGATGGTCATGGCAGCACTGCACGCGGTGCTTTCCATCCAATTTCGGGTCGATCAGATCATCAGTGGCACAGCCATCAACATCCTGGCGGTGGGAATCACCGGCTTTACCAGGCGCAGCTTTTTGCTTAACAACCCATTTGGTGCGCCCAGCGTCTTCCCGGTCATTAAGGTTCCGATTCTGAGCGACATACCGGTACTTGGTCCTATCTTCTTCCAGCACCAGCCATTGGTTTTTGTCATGCTGATCCTGGTAGTGGTGACCCAGTTTTACTTCTTCCGCACCAAGTGGGGCCTGCGCCACCGATCGGTAGGTGAGCACCCGCGCGCGGCCGACACCTTGGGCATCGACGTCTATCGCTGGCGCTATGTAGCGGTCATCGCGGGTGGAGCCATTGCCGGGTTGGGTGGCGCCTGGTTCAGCCTGGAGACGGTAGGCTCGTTTGACGATCTGATGACCAATGGCAAGGGTTTCATTGCCCTGGCAGCCATGATCTTTGGCAACTGGAATCCCATCGGCGCCTTTGCCGGCGCGCTGCTTTTTGGTTTCGCCGACGCCCTGCAAATCAAACTGCAGATCCTCGAGACAGGTGTGCCCTATCAGTTCATCGGCATGCTGCCCTACGTCATGACCATGGTGATCCTGGCGGGCCTGGTGGGCAAGACTACACCACCGGCTGCCGACGGTATCCCCTACGAGAAGCAGTAG
- a CDS encoding ABC transporter permease: protein MSTVDVLIFLLGMALWTAWIIAMGDLPGRKPEEFTHGSKRVWLFALLIVPIAGAIVFMIPAIEEILWWPPGDLIFSLVWFLTRFISWFVLAIFLGVEGDLLWIITWVAGGAIAVAYLFIVAKRKPTLSGGAAEIGMIILAVSTALLIGFFIILLTGSEPVAAYKGLYEGMIGSKPRFAETLVAMTPFVLMGLAVAVGFMTGLFNIGAEGQFYAGAMAAAVVGAAFTSLPLLVHLPLTMLAAAGAGTIWGAIPGFLKARFGAHEVINTIMMNYIAVKTVDYLVKKVIRDPDASLDRTRYVAESSKLPIWVTDSRLHLGFWIAIAAVFIIWWLMYKTTWGFEMRTVGANPGASRYSGMNVGLNIVLAMAIGGLLSGIAGGGEVLGLNHYLPAAFTSGAGFDSIAVALLAKSNPFGIIPAAFLWGGLRNGAGLMQVRAGISRDLIDIVQALVILFVAAPQIVRFIYRLRTEGVKEVTLTRGWGA from the coding sequence ATGAGCACTGTCGACGTATTGATCTTTCTCCTTGGCATGGCTTTATGGACTGCCTGGATCATAGCCATGGGTGATCTGCCGGGGCGCAAACCGGAGGAATTCACCCACGGCTCCAAACGCGTCTGGCTGTTTGCCCTGCTGATCGTGCCCATTGCCGGCGCTATTGTGTTCATGATACCCGCTATCGAAGAGATTCTTTGGTGGCCTCCCGGCGACCTGATCTTCTCTCTGGTCTGGTTTTTGACCCGCTTCATCTCCTGGTTTGTCCTTGCCATCTTCCTTGGTGTGGAAGGTGATCTTCTCTGGATCATCACCTGGGTCGCCGGTGGCGCCATCGCCGTGGCCTACCTGTTCATCGTCGCCAAAAGAAAACCGACCTTATCGGGTGGCGCGGCCGAAATCGGGATGATTATCCTGGCCGTCAGCACGGCGCTGCTCATTGGCTTTTTCATCATCCTGCTTACTGGTTCTGAACCTGTTGCTGCCTACAAGGGTCTCTATGAGGGCATGATCGGTTCCAAACCTCGTTTTGCCGAGACCCTTGTCGCAATGACCCCCTTTGTGCTCATGGGTCTGGCGGTGGCCGTCGGTTTCATGACAGGCCTGTTCAACATCGGTGCTGAGGGGCAGTTCTACGCTGGTGCCATGGCGGCTGCCGTCGTTGGCGCTGCATTCACCAGCTTGCCGCTGTTGGTACACCTTCCCCTGACGATGTTGGCCGCGGCTGGCGCCGGCACGATCTGGGGAGCCATTCCGGGCTTTCTCAAGGCCAGGTTCGGCGCCCACGAGGTAATCAACACCATCATGATGAATTACATCGCGGTCAAAACGGTTGACTATCTGGTCAAAAAAGTGATCCGCGATCCCGACGCCAGCCTGGACCGAACCCGTTACGTGGCGGAGAGCTCCAAGTTACCGATCTGGGTAACCGATAGCCGCCTGCACCTGGGTTTCTGGATCGCTATTGCGGCTGTGTTCATCATCTGGTGGTTGATGTACAAGACCACCTGGGGCTTTGAAATGCGCACCGTCGGCGCCAATCCAGGCGCCTCCCGTTACTCCGGCATGAATGTGGGGCTCAACATCGTGTTGGCGATGGCCATCGGTGGCCTGCTTTCCGGCATTGCCGGTGGCGGTGAGGTTCTCGGTCTCAACCATTATCTCCCTGCAGCCTTCACCTCAGGCGCTGGCTTCGACTCGATCGCCGTAGCCTTGCTGGCTAAATCCAATCCCTTCGGCATCATTCCGGCCGCCTTTCTATGGGGTGGCCTGCGCAACGGAGCCGGACTCATGCAGGTCCGCGCCGGAATCAGCCGTGACCTGATCGACATCGTTCAGGCGCTGGTGATCCTCTTCGTTGCCGCACCGCAGATCGTGCGTTTCATCTACCGCCTGCGCACCGAGGGTGTGAAGGAAGTAACGCTGACGCGCGGCTGGGGAGCGTAG
- a CDS encoding ABC transporter ATP-binding protein — translation MSTSSLALEMRGVTKRFPGVIANDNVDFQLKKGDIHALLGENGAGKSTLMNILYGLYTPDEGQIFLNGQQVTIESPADAIDYGIGMVHQHFMLIPVMTVAENITLGEEVTTIGGILEPKEAAEQISELSSQFGLEVDPYALVADLSVGVQQRVEIIKALYREANILILDEPTAVLTPQEIEELFKVMRSLTDQGKSIIFITHKLKEVFAVADSITVLRNGKVVGSTTPAEATEKSLAAMMVGREVLLRVPKEEAHPGKEILEVRNLQALDDRDHMALNGLSFVVQEGEVLGIAGVQGNGQTELVEVLTGLRASLNGQVLVAGADMTNVKPRAVIEQGVAHIPEDRHEFGMVDSYPVADNLVLCNYYLPPYARGVIMNEKAIAETAEQLVEEFDIRTPSIYTAGGSLSGGNQQKMVVARELSRPIKLLIAAQPTRGVDVGSIEFIHRRIIEQRDQGVAVLLVSAELDEIMSLSDRIAVMYHGQIMDTMPAETAQREELGLLMAGVKPGESV, via the coding sequence ATGAGCACATCCTCACTGGCCCTGGAAATGCGGGGCGTCACGAAACGCTTTCCCGGTGTGATAGCCAACGACAATGTGGACTTCCAACTGAAAAAGGGTGATATCCACGCGTTGCTGGGCGAGAACGGTGCTGGCAAAAGTACTCTGATGAATATCCTGTATGGCCTCTACACGCCAGATGAAGGGCAGATATTCCTCAACGGCCAGCAGGTAACCATCGAAAGCCCGGCCGACGCTATCGATTATGGGATCGGCATGGTTCACCAGCACTTCATGCTCATTCCAGTCATGACGGTAGCCGAAAACATCACGCTGGGTGAAGAAGTGACCACCATCGGCGGGATACTGGAACCCAAGGAAGCTGCCGAGCAAATCAGCGAACTGAGCTCCCAGTTTGGCCTGGAGGTCGATCCCTATGCTCTGGTGGCCGACTTGTCAGTGGGCGTTCAGCAAAGAGTAGAGATCATTAAGGCCCTCTACCGGGAAGCGAACATCCTGATCCTGGATGAACCGACAGCGGTATTGACTCCTCAGGAAATCGAGGAACTGTTCAAGGTGATGCGCTCGCTCACCGATCAAGGCAAATCGATCATTTTCATCACCCACAAGTTGAAAGAGGTGTTTGCCGTTGCCGATAGCATTACGGTGCTACGAAATGGCAAGGTCGTGGGCAGCACAACCCCGGCTGAGGCCACCGAAAAATCACTGGCGGCCATGATGGTTGGACGCGAGGTGCTGCTGCGAGTGCCGAAGGAAGAAGCACATCCCGGCAAAGAGATTCTGGAGGTGCGCAATCTCCAGGCACTGGACGACCGGGATCACATGGCCCTCAACGGTCTCAGCTTCGTCGTCCAGGAAGGTGAGGTGTTGGGTATCGCCGGCGTTCAGGGAAACGGTCAAACCGAACTGGTCGAGGTGCTTACCGGCTTGCGGGCCTCCCTGAATGGACAGGTCCTGGTCGCGGGCGCGGATATGACCAACGTCAAACCAAGGGCCGTGATCGAGCAGGGAGTGGCACATATCCCCGAAGACCGCCATGAATTCGGCATGGTCGACTCCTATCCTGTCGCGGACAACCTGGTCCTGTGCAATTATTATTTACCTCCCTATGCCCGGGGCGTAATCATGAACGAAAAGGCCATCGCTGAAACGGCTGAACAACTGGTAGAGGAGTTCGATATCCGAACGCCGAGTATTTACACAGCAGGTGGCAGTCTCTCCGGTGGCAACCAGCAAAAGATGGTAGTGGCGCGGGAGTTATCCCGTCCGATCAAGTTACTGATCGCAGCGCAACCGACGCGAGGTGTAGATGTAGGATCCATTGAGTTCATACACCGGCGAATCATCGAGCAGCGCGACCAGGGTGTGGCTGTGCTGCTGGTGTCAGCGGAGCTGGATGAAATCATGAGCCTCTCTGACCGCATCGCCGTCATGTATCATGGACAGATCATGGATACCATGCCAGCCGAGACAGCGCAGCGCGAGGAACTGGGTCTGCTGATGGCTGGTGTGAAACCTGGAGAATCGGTATGA